The DNA window CGTGCTGGATCTGCTGGGCGCCCGCTACCGGATCCTGCTGGACGACTATGCATATCCGGGCGATGAGCGCGTCTCGCTTCCCCCGGCCGATGAGGAATCGCTGCTGGGCGCGCAGTTATGGCAAAGTCCCCAGGAACAGCCGCTGCTCTGGATCACGCACCGTGTGGAAGTGTTGCCGCCGTTATCGCAGAACTCCCGTCAGGTCGAAGCGCGCACGCAGCAGGTGCTGGACAGCCTGGCTAATCCCGCGGAGACGACAGCCAAAGATCGCCTCGCCGTGCTGGAAGCGGCGATTGAGCCGTCACCGTTGCCGTCGACTGCCGCACCCGGGGCGAACGGTCCGCAAGAAGGCTGCCGGCTGGAGCGATACGAGCCGAACGAAGTCCAGGCGACCGTGCGTCTGCAGCGGCCTGGGCTGCTGGTGCTGGCCGATCATTTCGATGAGGACTGGCGGGCCGAGGTGACGACCGGGCAAGGAGCGCCCGTTTCCCATCCGATTCTGCGCACGAACCGCGTGCTGCGGGGGCTGCTGCTGCCAGCCGGGGAACACCGGGTACGATTCTTTTATTGTCCAAGCGGCCTGCGGACCGGCGCGGTGATCAGCCTGCTGGGCTGGTCACTGCTGTTACTGGCCGGCATCGCCTGGTGCGGGCGTCGCTGGAGCAAAAAGTAATTGTTTCTGGGATCCGGCCGGGGCCCACGGCAGTAAAGCCTGGCTGGCTGGAGAACGACGGGTGCAGTAAAATAGAGCTGCGAAGGGAATGCTTCATTTCTCCAGGATTGCCGGGTCATGCGACTGTTTGCGGGAACGCCGTTTGATCGTCCCCCCGTGTGCGAGCGCTGCGGCGAACGGGAAGAAGTCTGCGTTTGCCCCCCATTGCCGCCGCCTCCGCCGGTGCGTGTGGCTCCGGAAAAGCAGACGGCCCGTCTGGCGGTGGAGAAGCGGAAAAAAGGGAAGGTCGTCACCCTGGTCCGCGGACTAAGCGCGGCCGACAACGATCTGCCCGCGTTGCTGGCCCGGCTGAAGAACGCCGTGGGGGCCGGCGGCGCCGTCAAAGAGGATTCCATCGAGATCCAGGGCGC is part of the Lignipirellula cremea genome and encodes:
- a CDS encoding translation initiation factor; amino-acid sequence: MRLFAGTPFDRPPVCERCGEREEVCVCPPLPPPPPVRVAPEKQTARLAVEKRKKGKVVTLVRGLSAADNDLPALLARLKNAVGAGGAVKEDSIEIQGAQLERVQAVLQEIGYRVR